The following proteins are co-located in the Thermovirga sp. genome:
- the rpsG gene encoding 30S ribosomal protein S7 codes for MPRKGHVRIREIEPDPRFGEIDIAKFIAAIMIDGKKSIAEKIMYGALDLAAKRVSMEPLEVFNKAMENVRPVVEVRPRRVGGATYQVPVEVQPRRAQALATRWILQYARGRKGVPMVERLARELTDACRGEGSSVKKREDTHRMAEANRAFAHYRW; via the coding sequence ATGCCAAGAAAGGGACACGTTCGCATTCGCGAGATCGAGCCCGACCCCAGGTTCGGGGAAATCGATATAGCCAAATTCATCGCCGCCATCATGATCGACGGCAAGAAAAGCATCGCCGAGAAGATCATGTACGGAGCCCTTGACCTCGCTGCGAAAAGGGTGAGCATGGAACCCCTCGAGGTGTTTAACAAGGCCATGGAGAATGTTCGCCCCGTGGTCGAGGTCCGACCCAGGAGGGTAGGAGGAGCCACCTACCAGGTGCCCGTGGAAGTCCAGCCCAGGAGAGCCCAGGCGCTTGCCACCCGGTGGATACTTCAGTACGCCAGGGGTCGAAAGGGCGTTCCCATGGTAGAAAGGCTGGCCCGGGAGTTGACCGACGCATGCCGCGGTGAGGGTAGTTCCGTCAAAAAACGCGAGGACACCCACAGAATGGCCGAGGCCAACAGGGCCTTTGCCCATTACCGCTGGTAG